Part of the Nitrospirota bacterium genome, TATCAGGTATGTCCTCTATACAAACAGTGACTGGTATAATTCTGTCAGTGGTTTTAACTTTGAAGGCTTTTCCAATGAAGTCAGGTTTCCTATAGTCCTGGATTATCTCAAAAAGAACTTTGTTTTTTATAGGATGATTGACGACAATGAAATCTGGATCAGAAAGTCTGAACAGAATAAAAATTGATGTAATCGGGAATTGAGCCCCGGATTCAGCGACAAAAACAGAGTTGAGAAGACTCTCTGTAAAGTAAATAACACACTTGTCATGCTGAAGTTATTCAGGTATATACTAATAAAAAGACAACTGGATACGAAGCCATGAAAGAAGTTTGAAGCAAGTTCGGAGTGACATTCATAGAGCTTTCAGACAGGCTCCGGTTTCTATATTTCGTAATCTACCTTGGCTACAGAGGCGCAAAGCCGTCTGATATTTTTTACAACCTCCATGTGTTTGGGATGAACGAGATACTGTTGCAGGTGTTCAAGCGAATCGAACGTAGAGTCAAGGACAATGTCATATGATCTATCGGAAGGCAATACATCGAGAGCTACCACGCATTCTTTCATAATACCTTCTGTTGTTTTCTTCAGGCCCCGTAAATCTTTGACAAGCTGCTGGCGGTCTTCATCTGATGCCTCAGGTTTCAGTTTGAAAAGTACGATATGTTTTAACATCTCCGCTCCTTTCGGGAAGTTCTTCCAGTGTTATCAGTACTATAGTGTGTTTTAAAAACTTATTATAACACTTTTAATGATGATATTTACGCATCAGATCTTTAGCCGCATGGTAGAGATAAAGTTCTTTATGTTAAAATAACAATATTATGGAAGAAGTCGGCATTGTAGAGAGTGTTGAGGGGGTAATTGCAAAGGTTCTTGTTGAGCGCAAGAGTGCCTGTGACAAGTGTAGCGTGGGCATATGTCACGGTTCTTCCGATGACGGGGCACTTATAGAGGCCCTCAATATCGCCAAGGCAAAAGAGGGTCAGAAGGTCAAGGTTGTATTTAAGTCCTATACATATCTGAAGGGTACAATCCTTATTTATGGTCTCCCGGCACTTGCGCTCATAATCGGAGCGGTACTTGGCAAGGAGTTCCTTCCCCGCATCTTTAGTGGAGTTGATCCTGACCTGCTTTCTGCTGTTGGTGGATTCGGTCTCTTTATTTTGACCTTCATTGCTGCCAGACTATTCAGTCTGAGGATGGAGAAAAATACGGAATATAAACCCGTTGTCGAAGAGATACTCGAGTAAATTAACTGTTGAATTCCGTTAAAAACAGGGGGTTGTATGGCTAAACATAATGTTTCCATGATCAGAAACTTTTCGGTTGTGGCACATGGTGGTGCCGGCAAGACCTCTTTAGTGGAGGCCATACTTTATAGTGCAGGTGCCATTGACAGGATGGGAAGCGTAGAGGCAGGGAATACTGTAACCGATTTTGATCCTGAAGAGATAGAACGCAAAATCACCATATCTTCTGCAGTTGCCTATTGTGACTGGAATGCCTGCAGGATGAATATCATAGACACCCCCGGGTTCATTAATTTCATAGAGGATGCAAGGGGCTGTCTGAGGGTATCGGATGGAGCAGTAATAATAGTCAGCGCAATATCAGGTGTCAAGGCGGAGACTGAGAAGATATGGAAATATGCCTGTGAGTTTGAACTGCCGAGGATTATATTCATTAACAAGATGGACAGGGAGAATGCCGATTTCACACGTGCAATCAGTGATTTGGAGAAATCTTTTGAGACAGAGGCAATTGCACTGAATATCCCGATGGGGGAGGGTGCTTCCTTTGAGGGTATTGTGGATATAGTAAGGATGAAGGCATATCGTTTTGAAGAGGGGGGGACAAAAGAGATTGACGTGCCCTCAGAGCTTGCGGAAGATGCGGGGAACTACAGGAAAAAGCTTGTAGAAAAGATAGCGGAATCGGATGATGCCCTTCTTGAACGGTATCTTGAGGGTGGTGAACTGACGGAAGAAGAGATTCTCGGGGGTGTAAAAGAGGGGTCCCTTACCAGGAAGTTTATCCCGGTGGTTTGTGGTTCGGCCACACAGAACCGGGGCATTGACCTGCTCATGAATACAGCAGTCCTGTGTCTTCCCTCACCTGGGGAGATGGCACGGATCAGTCCTGTCAGGGGCAGAAATCCCAATGACGGCTCTGAGGTGCTCAGGCAGCCGGACGAGAATGAACCCTTTTCAGCTTATGTCTTCAAGACCATTGCCGATCCGTTTACAGGTAAGCTTACCCTTATGAGGGTTTACTCGGGTGGCCTTAATGCTGATTCAACAGTCTATAATGCCTCATCAGATGCAAAGGAGAGAATCGGTCAGGTTTTTTATCTCTTCGGGAAAAAGCATGTTCCCACTCAGACCCTTGGCCCGGGGGAGATAGGGGTGGTGGCAAAACTGAAGACAACCAATACCGGGGATACGCTCTGCGATGCGGCAAATCCCGTGGTCTTTGAAAAAGTAAGGTTCTCTGAGCCAATTATATCCTATGCTATTGCGCCAAAAAGCAAGGGCGATGAGGAAAAAGTCAGCTCAGGTCTGCACCGGATGCTTGAGGAGGACCCGACCCTGAGGTTTCACAGGGATGAGGAGACAAACGAGATGTTGCTCTCAGGTATGGGGCAGGTGCATGTCGAGATAGCTATTCAGAAATTAAAGAGAAAGTTCGGTGTTGATGTAGAGATGAAGACCCCGAAGATTCCCTATCGTGAGACTATAAGAGCGCGGGCCAGGGCACAGGGAAAATACAAGAAGCAGTCAGGCGGAAGGGGACAGTATGGAGACTGCTGGATTGAGATAGAACCATTGCCGAGGGGCGGAGGATTTGAGTTTGTCAACAGGATAGTCGGTGGCGTGATTCCGAGGCAGTATATCCCTGCAGTAGAGAAAGGAGTTGTTGAGACCCTGAGGGCGGGTGCCTTGGCAGGTTATCCAGTGGTTGATGTGAAGGTTACGCTCTTTGACGGCTCGTATCACTCTGTTGATTCCTCGGAGATGGCCTTTAAGATCGCAGGCTCCATGGCCATAAAAAAGGCTGCATCAGAGGCGAACCCGGTATTGCTTGAACCCGTTATGAGGGTTGAGGTGACCACACCTGATGATGCCCTTGGCTCTGTTATCGGAGACCTGAATGCAAAGAGGGGAAAGGTTCAGGGCGTGGAGCCCCAGGCCGGGGGAAACCAGAAGATAACGGCCCTTGTTCCCATGGCGGAGATGCTTACATATGCCAACCAGCTTCATAGCCTCACCTCCGGCAGAGGGATATATTCCATGGAGTTTTCTCACTATGAAGATGTGCCCGGACACATTGCACAGAAGCTTATTGAAGAGAGAAAGGCGGAAAAAGAACCAGGTAAGGAATAAAAGGCAGTA contains:
- a CDS encoding Dabb family protein; amino-acid sequence: MLKHIVLFKLKPEASDEDRQQLVKDLRGLKKTTEGIMKECVVALDVLPSDRSYDIVLDSTFDSLEHLQQYLVHPKHMEVVKNIRRLCASVAKVDYEI
- the fusA gene encoding elongation factor G; this encodes MAKHNVSMIRNFSVVAHGGAGKTSLVEAILYSAGAIDRMGSVEAGNTVTDFDPEEIERKITISSAVAYCDWNACRMNIIDTPGFINFIEDARGCLRVSDGAVIIVSAISGVKAETEKIWKYACEFELPRIIFINKMDRENADFTRAISDLEKSFETEAIALNIPMGEGASFEGIVDIVRMKAYRFEEGGTKEIDVPSELAEDAGNYRKKLVEKIAESDDALLERYLEGGELTEEEILGGVKEGSLTRKFIPVVCGSATQNRGIDLLMNTAVLCLPSPGEMARISPVRGRNPNDGSEVLRQPDENEPFSAYVFKTIADPFTGKLTLMRVYSGGLNADSTVYNASSDAKERIGQVFYLFGKKHVPTQTLGPGEIGVVAKLKTTNTGDTLCDAANPVVFEKVRFSEPIISYAIAPKSKGDEEKVSSGLHRMLEEDPTLRFHRDEETNEMLLSGMGQVHVEIAIQKLKRKFGVDVEMKTPKIPYRETIRARARAQGKYKKQSGGRGQYGDCWIEIEPLPRGGGFEFVNRIVGGVIPRQYIPAVEKGVVETLRAGALAGYPVVDVKVTLFDGSYHSVDSSEMAFKIAGSMAIKKAASEANPVLLEPVMRVEVTTPDDALGSVIGDLNAKRGKVQGVEPQAGGNQKITALVPMAEMLTYANQLHSLTSGRGIYSMEFSHYEDVPGHIAQKLIEERKAEKEPGKE
- a CDS encoding SoxR reducing system RseC family protein, whose protein sequence is MEEVGIVESVEGVIAKVLVERKSACDKCSVGICHGSSDDGALIEALNIAKAKEGQKVKVVFKSYTYLKGTILIYGLPALALIIGAVLGKEFLPRIFSGVDPDLLSAVGGFGLFILTFIAARLFSLRMEKNTEYKPVVEEILE